A window of the Myxococcus fulvus genome harbors these coding sequences:
- a CDS encoding ArsA family ATPase, whose translation MSTTALAPALANKRVLICVGSGGVGKTTVAATLALRAAVEGRQSLVCTIDPAKRLANSLGLSALGNAETQVPASALQPLGVTPRAALYAMMLDMKQTWDDLITRVAPPDQRERILANRFYQSLSTALAGSQEYIAMEKVWELRRKGEYELVVLDTPPTAHALDFLDAPNRVLDFLDNEAAKWLLAPALKAGKLGLSLFNRSGYVLRALSKFTGTEMLQELSSFMLSLSGMNEGFRERARGVRSLLEDKTTGFVLVTSPHPERMDEAIHFNSLLKQHRMEVVSLVVNRVHPLPTEAMWADAATLTPTRRAKVEETLRELQVLAEQDQKGIAQLQAACPGIPLIRVPRFGLDVHDITSLWQTGRYLLGDDTF comes from the coding sequence GTGAGCACCACGGCCCTCGCGCCCGCGCTCGCGAACAAGCGCGTCCTCATCTGTGTCGGCTCCGGCGGTGTCGGGAAGACGACGGTGGCCGCCACCCTGGCCCTGCGCGCGGCGGTGGAGGGCCGCCAGAGCCTGGTGTGCACCATCGACCCCGCGAAGCGGCTGGCCAACTCGCTGGGCCTGTCCGCGCTCGGCAACGCGGAGACGCAGGTGCCGGCCTCCGCGCTGCAGCCGCTGGGCGTCACGCCGCGCGCGGCGCTGTACGCGATGATGCTGGACATGAAGCAGACGTGGGATGACCTCATCACCCGCGTCGCGCCTCCGGACCAGCGCGAGCGCATCCTCGCCAACCGCTTCTACCAATCGCTCTCCACGGCCCTGGCGGGAAGCCAGGAATACATCGCCATGGAGAAGGTGTGGGAGCTGCGGCGCAAGGGCGAGTACGAGCTCGTCGTGCTGGATACGCCGCCCACCGCGCACGCGCTGGACTTCTTGGACGCCCCCAACCGCGTGCTGGACTTCCTGGACAACGAGGCGGCGAAGTGGCTGCTGGCACCCGCGCTGAAGGCGGGCAAGCTGGGCCTGTCGCTCTTCAACCGCAGCGGCTACGTGCTGCGCGCGCTGTCCAAGTTCACCGGCACGGAGATGCTCCAGGAGCTCTCCAGCTTCATGCTGTCCCTGTCGGGCATGAACGAGGGCTTCCGCGAGCGGGCGCGCGGCGTGCGCTCGCTCCTGGAGGACAAGACGACGGGCTTCGTGCTGGTGACGAGCCCTCACCCCGAGCGCATGGACGAGGCCATCCACTTCAACAGCCTCCTCAAGCAGCACCGCATGGAGGTGGTGTCCCTGGTGGTGAACCGCGTGCACCCGCTGCCCACCGAGGCCATGTGGGCGGACGCGGCCACGCTGACGCCCACCCGCCGCGCCAAGGTGGAGGAGACCTTGCGCGAGCTCCAGGTCCTGGCCGAGCAGGACCAGAAGGGCATCGCCCAGTTGCAGGCCGCCTGCCCGGGCATCCCCCTCATCCGGGTGCCGCGTTTCGGGCTGGACGTCCACGACATCACCAGCCTGTGGCAGACCGGACGCTACCTGCTGGGAGACGACACCTTCTGA